Part of the Arsenicicoccus sp. oral taxon 190 genome, TAGCCGATGATGCGGGCCTGCGACTCCTTCTCGATGAGCTTGGGGGTGGTGCCCGAGCTGATCAGGGCGTGGAAGCCCGAGATGGAGCCGCACGCGATGGTGATGAACAAGAAGGGGAAGAGGCTGCCGGCGAAGGCCGGCCCGGTCCCCGTCTGGGCGAAGGTGGTCACCGCGGGCATCTGGATCTGCGGGGCGGTGAAGACGATGCCGAGGGCCAGCACGACGATGGTCCCGACCTTCATGAAGGTGGAGAGGTAGTCGCGCGGCGCGAGGAGCAGCCACACGGGCAGCACCGACGCGGCGAGGCCGTAGAGGCACAGCCACAACGCCAGGGCCTTCGGGGACAGCGTGAAGAGCGAGGCCCCCCAGCCGGACTCGGCGACCCAGCGGCCGGAGATCACGGCCAGCAGCAGCAGCGCCACACCGATGATCGAGACCTCGTTGACCTTGCCCGGGCGCAGGTAGCGCAGGTACACCCCCATGAAGAGGGCGATCGGGATGGTCATCGCGATGGAGAAGACGCCCCAGGGGGACTCGGCGAGCGCGCCGATGACCACGATGCCGAGCACCGCGATCAGGATGATCATGATCGAGAGGACCCCGAGGATCGCCGCCCAGCCACCGACCGGGCCCAGCTCGTCCCGGGCCATCTGGCCGAGCGAGCGGCCCCGGCGGCGGATGGAGATGTGCAGGACCATGTAGTCCTGGACCGCGCCGGCGAAGACGACGCCGAGGATGATCCACAGCGTGCCGGGCAGGTAGCCCATCTGGGAGGCCAGGACCGGCCCGACCAGCGGCCCGGCGCCCGCGATGGCGGCGAAGTGGTGGCCGAAGAGGACCCGCCGGTCGGTCGGCATGAAGTCCTTGCCGTTGCTGAACTCCTCGGCGGGGGTGGCGCGGGTGTCGCGGGGCTTGAGCACCTTGTACTCGATGAGCCGGGCGTAGAAGCTCAGGGCGATGACATAGCTGCCGACCGCGGCCAGGACGAGCCACACCGCGTTGACGTGCTCGCCCCGCACGACCGCGACCATCGCCCAGGCGACGGCCGCCACGAGGGCGATGAGCACGAAGATGCCCTTGCGGACGGGGGAGCTGCTGGGCGGCTCCTCGACTGCCACGGGGGGCAGGTCTGGATCCGTGCGCAGCACACGGACGCGGTCGTCGGTGACGCTCATCCGGGGTTTCCTACTCTCGAGTCGGTGGCGGCACGAGGTGCCGCAGGGCGGGTGTGCCCGCCGCGACTGTAGGACTGGTCGAGAGGCCGGAGGTAGGACCGCGCAGGTGCATCCCTAGGATTGGTCATGGATCGTTATGCACCGCGCGGCGGTGCGGACGCGCGCAGGTAGGGTAGGAGCCATGGCTGACTTCGATGTGGTGGTCCTGGGCGCCGGCCCGGGTGGGTATGTCGCGGCGATCCGAGCCTCCCAGCTCGGCAAAAAGGTCGCGGTCGTCGAGAAGAAGTACTGGGGCGGTGTCTGCCTCAACGTCGGGTGCATCCCGTCCAAGGCGCTGCTGAAGAACGCCGAGCTGGCGCACACCCTCACCCACGACAAGAAGAAGTACGGCATCGAGGGCGACGCCACGATGTCCTACGGCCCGACCCACGCGCGCAGCCGCCAGGTCTCCGCGGGCATCGTCAAGGGTGTCCACTTCCTGATGAAGAAGAACAAGATCACGGAGATCGACGGCTGGGGCACCCTCACCGGCCCGAAGTCCATGGACGTGGCGGTCGAGGGCGGCGACACCAGGAGCATCACCTTCGACAACCTCATCATCGCGGCCGGCGCCGTGACCCGGATGCTGCCCGGCGTCGAGGTCTCCAAGAACGTCGTGACCTACGAGGAGCAGATCCTCGACGACGAGCTCCCCGGCTCGATCATCATCGCCGGCTCCGGCGCCATCGGCGTCGAGTTCGCCTACGTCATGAAGAACTTCGGCGTCGACGTGACCATCGTGGAGTTCCTGGACCGCATGGTCCCGACCGAGGACGCCGACGTCTCCAAGGAGCTCCTCAAGCACTACAAGAAGCTCGGCGTCAAGGTCATGACCGGCACCAAGGTCGAGGCCGTCGAGGACACCGGCTCCGGCGTCAAGGTCACCGTCACCCCGGCCAAGGGTGGCGACCAGCAGGTCCTCGAGGCCGACAAGCTCCTGTCCGCCATCGGCTTCGCCCCCCGCACCGAGGGCTACGGCCTGGAGGCCGCCGGGGTGCAGCTCACCGAGCGCGGCGCCATCGAGATCGACGACTACATGCGCACCAACGTCGACGGCGTCTACGCCATCGGTGACGTCACCGCCAAGCTGATGCTCGCCCACGTCGCCGAGGCCCAGGGGATCGTCGCCGCCGAGACCATCGCCGGCGCCGAGACGATGCCGATCGACTACCGCTTCATCCCGCGAGCGACCTACTGCCACCCGCAGATCGGGTCCATGGGGCTGTCCGAGCAGCAGGCCAAGGACGCCGGCCACGAGGTCAAGACCGCGTCGTTCCCGTTCTCGGCCAACGGCAAGGCGATGGGCCTCGGGGACGGTGTCGGCTTCGTCAAGATCGTCGCCGACGCCAAGTACAACGAGATCCTCGGCGCGCACATGATCGGCCCGGACGTCACCGAGCTGCTCCCCGCGCTCAACGTCGCCCAGACCTGGGACCTCACCGCCGACGAGGTGTCGCGCGTCGTCTTCGCGCACCCCACCCTCGGCGAGGCCGTCAAGGAGGCCCTGCACGGCATCGCCGGCCACATGATCAACCTCTGACGGGCCGGCCCGCACGGGCCGGGAGCCGTATGCCGCGACAGCGGGTCACTGGGAGACGGTGACCCGCTGTCGGCATACGGGCTGGTCGTGGCGGGTGAGGGTCGGGGCGGGCGAGCGGGCCGCGCTCAGGCGACCGGTCCGCGCGGGCCGGCCGTGGAGGGGGCCAGCGTGGGCGCGAGCTGGTCGAGCGGCAGCGGGCGCGCGAAGAGGTAGCCCTGCATGGCGGGGCAGCCGAGGTCGACCAGGATCGACCGCTGCTCGGGCACCTCGACGCCCTCGGCCAGGGGTTCGCGGCCGATCGAGCGGCACAGGTGCACGATCGACTCGATGAAGCCGCGCGCGGACGCGTCGGAGACGATGTCGGTCAGGAAGGACCGGTCGAGCTTGACGACCTCGACGGGCAGCTGGCGGAGGTACTCCAGCGAGGAGTAGCCGGTCCCGAAGTCGTCGAGCCAGAGCGACACCCCGATCTCGCGCAGCGCCCGCCCGGTCGCGACCGAGGCCGCGAGGTCCAGGGTGGCGAAGGTCTCGGTGACCTCGAGGATGAGCAGCTCCGGCGCGAGCCCGGTGTCGAGCAGGATCTGCTGCACGTCCTCCACGAAGGTGGGCTGCGCGATGTGGACCGTGGAGATGTTGACGCTGACCCGCAGGGGGTGGTCGAGCCGGTGCTGCTGGTTCCACGCGTGGACCTGCTCGCAGGCGCGCCGCAGGACCCAGAGCCCGATCGTCGAGATCAGGCCGGACTCCTCGGCGTAGGGGATGAAGTCGTCCGGCCCCATCTGCACGACCCCGTCGCGCTCCCAGCGCAGCAGCGCCTCGACCGCGAAGGCCTCGCCCCGCACCGCGTCCACCATCGGCTGGTAGTGCAGCGTGAACTCGCCCTGGTGCATGGCGGCGCGCAGCTCGGCGTCCAGCCGCAGCAGCCGCCGGGCCTGCAGCACGACCTCCGTCGTCGCCAGCGTGACGGTGCCGCGCCCGGAGCGCTTGGCGCGCATCAGCGCGGCGTCCGCGGAGGTGAGCGCCGTGGTGCGGGTGGTCGCCTGGTCGATGAAGTGCACCCCGACCGAGCAGGTCACGTTGATGACGCTCTGGTCCAGGGTGAAGGGCACCGACAGCGCCTGCTGCACGCGGTGCGCCCGCCGCAGCGCCTCGCCGACCCCCTGCTCGCCGGGTCCCACCAGCACGAACTCGTCGCTGGCGATGCGGCACACGACGTCGCCGGTCCCGGTTTGCTCCAGCAGCCGCTCCGCGACCGCGACGAGCAGCTGGTCGCCCACCGCGTGGCCGTAGGTGTCGTTGATCGCCTTGAAGCTGTCCAGGTCCAGGGACATGACCACGAGGGGGGCGCCGCGGCCGGCGGCGGGGAGCTGCTCGTCGAGGGTCTCCCACAACCGATGCCGGTTGCCAAGGCCGGTGAGCGCGTCCCGGGTGGCGCGCTGCTTGAGCTCGTCCTCGAACTCCAGGGCGCGCCTGGCCTGGACCGCGGTGTTGACCAGCGAGGTGGCCGCCTGGCGCGTGAGGGTGGTGGCGACCGCCCGCCCGGGCACCACGGTGACGTAGCAGTCCGGCCCGAGCCAGTAGGACTCGTCGCCGCGGGAGGGATGGTCGGTGACCGTCCACCGGTGGGCCTGCCACAGCGTCGCGAGCTCCTGGCCGAGCGCGGTCGGGACGTCGTCGGGGTGGGTCTGGGAGCGGATGCGCTCGCTGCTGATGTAGAGCTGCTCGGCGAGCCAGCGCTGGTTGGCGGCGCGGCCCTGCGCGGTCACGTGGCTGAGGACGATGACGAGCAGCGCGTGCCCGAGCAGCGCCCCGAGCACCGAGCCGTTGGCGGCGAGGGTGACCGAGCACAGCGCGAGGCCCACGCTCGTCAGCTGCGGGGCCAGGCGGACCAGCGAGCTGACCGGGGTCGGGGCGTGCTGCCGCTTGCCGTCGAGCACGCACCCCAGCCACACGAGGCACTCGGTGATCGCGTAGGACAGGAGCACGGCGGCGACGGTGCCCACGACGACGCGCACGCCGACGCCGCCGCGCGGGCTGGTGACGAGGTGCAGCACCACCGACGCGGCGACCGAGCTGACCGCTGCGCCCCCCAGGTTGAAGACGGTGTCCAGCCAGCGCACCCGCAGGCGCAGGCAGGCCGACAGCGTCACCCACAGGACCGCGAGGACGTAGGCCCAGTGCGGTGCCACGACCAGCAGGGGCACCGTGAGCAGCGACTCGGGGATCTCGCCGACCGGCGTCCCGAGGAGGCGCACGACGCGCGAGTGCACGAGCGGCACCCCGAGCAGCAGCAGCCCGACGCCGAGCACGTAGAGCAGGGAGGTGGTGACGGCGATGTACCAGGGGGCGTCCAGCACGAGTGCCACCAGGGAGGCGACCCCCGCCACCGCGACCAGGGACGCGAAGACGCGGTAGGCAGTGGTGTTGACCCAGGGCGGCGGCACGACGGCGGTGGCTCCACCAGGGGAGCGGGCATCGGCGGCGCGCCGCTGCACGGCGCTGCCGATGTCGTCTGCCGAAGGGCTCATGTCAGCCTGCTGGGAGTTTGTGGGAACGAGCCGACGCTCGTCAGCGGCCCCGTGGTTACATTCCGTGTCAAGATGCACTATAGGCGTCACCGAGCGTGCTTTGTGTACCGAATGCGGTTATCTTCCGCTGATCCAGGTGGGTGAGACGCGCCTGCGGGCAGCCGGTCGACGATTAGGGGCCCTGAAGGCAGGCTGGTAACCTTGATCCTTGCCGTGGACCGGCCGCGGATGGAGAGCGCCCTCGGACACCGACCGAGGGCACCGCGCTGCAACGAGACGAGGAGTCGCCCAGTGCCGCTGGATGCTGACGTCAAGAAGAACATCATGACCGAGTACGCCACCCACGAGGGTGACACCGGCTCGCCCGAGGTGCAGATCGCGATGCTGACGCAGCGCATCAAGGACCTCACCGAGCACGCCCGCGCGCACAAGCACGACCACCACTCGCGTCGCGGTCTGCTGCTCCTCGTGGGTCGGCGCAAGCGCATGCTGCGCTACCTCGAGGCCACGGACATCGAGCGCTACCGTTCGCTGATCAAGCGTCTGGGTCTGCGCCGATAAGCATCGGCTCGTTCTGGAGGGAGCGGCTTCGTTCGACGAGGCCGCTCCCTTCGGCATGCCAGGGCGAGTAGACCGTCATCCACCCCCTAGGCTTGGTGCAGCGAGCTGACTCGCTGCCCTGAGGAAAGTACGCCACCGCACAACGACGATGTGGTGCGCACAGAGCAACAGAAATGGAGGGCCCATGGAGGGTCCAGATATCACGTTCACCGAGGCCGTCATCGACAACGGGAGCTTCGGCACCCGCACGGTGCGGTTCGAGACCGGGCGGCTGGCCAAGCAGGCCGCCGGCTCCGTCACCGCCTACCTCGACGAGGAGACCACGCTGCTGTCGACCACGGTCGCCGGCAAGTCTCCCAAGGACCAGTTCGACTTCTTCCCGCTCACGGTCGACGTCGAGGAGCGCATGTATGCCGCGGGCCGCATCCCCGGCTCGTTCTTCCGTCGTGAGGGCCGCCCCGGCACCGACGCGATCCTGACCTGCCGGCTGATCGACCGCCCGCTGCGCCCGACCTTCAAGAAGGGTCTGCGCAACGAGGTCCAGGTCGTCATCACCGTCCTGTCGATCCACCCGGACCACCAGTACGACGTGCTGGCCATCAACGCCGCCTCCGCGTCCACCCAGATCTCCGGGCTGCCCTTCTCGGGCCCGATCGGTGGCGTCCGCGTCTCCCTGATCGACGGCCAGTGGGTCGCGTTCCCCAACTTCTCCGACATCGAGCGCTCGGTCTTCGACATGGTCGTCGCCGGTCGCAAGGTCAAGGACGAGCAGGGCCAGGACGACGTCGCCATCATGATGGTTGAGGCCGAGTCCACCGACTCCACCTGGGAGCTCGTGAAGTCCGAGGGCAAGCAGGCGCCGACCGAGGAGGTCGTCGCCGAGGGCCTCGAGGCCGCCAAGAAGTTCATCGCCGTCCTGTGCACCGCGCAGGAGGAGCTGGCGGCGCAGGCCGCCAAGCCGGTCCAGGAGTTCCCGATCTTCCTCGACTACGAGGACGACGCCTACGAGGCCGTCGCCAAGGCCGCCGAGGGCGAGCTCAAGGACCTGCTGGCCATCGCCGGCAAGCAGGAGCGCGAGGACAAGCTCGACGCGCTCAAGGAGCGCCTCAAGGCCGAGCTGGGTGCCGAGCACCAGCCGCTGCACGGGCGTGACAAGGAGATCTCCGCCGCCTACCGCGCCGTGCAGAAGAAGCTCGTCCGCGAGCGCATCCTGCGCGACAAGGTGCGCATCGACGGCCGTGGCCTGGCGGACATCCGCGCCCTGTCGGCCGAGGTCGAGGTGCTGCCGCGGGTCCACGGCTCCGCGATCTTCGAGCGCGGCGAGACCCAGATCATGGGCGTCACCACGCTCAACATGCTCCGCATGGAGCAGCAGATCGACTCGCTGTCCCCGGTGACGCGCAAGCGCTACATGCACAACTACAACTTCCCGCCGTTCTCCACCGGCGAGACCGGCCGCGTGGGCTCGCCCAAGCGGCGCGAGATCGGCCACGGGGCGCTCGCGGAGCGCGCGCTCATGCCGGTGCTGCCGACCCGCGAGGAGTTCCCCTACGCGATCCGTCAGGTCTCCGAGGCGCTGGGCTCCAACGGCTCGACCTCGATGGGCTCGGTCTGCGCGTCCACCCTGTCGCTGCTCAACGCCGGTGTGCCGCTGCGCGCCCCGGTCGCGGGCATCGCGATGGGCCTGGTCTCCGCGGAGATCGACGGCCAGACCCAGTACGCCGCGCTCACCGACATCCTCGGGGCCGAGGACGCCTTCGGCGACATGGACTTCAAGGTCGCCGGGACCAAGGAGTTCGTCACCGCCATCCAGCTCGACACCAAGCTCGACGGCATCCCCGCCTCGGTGCTGGCCGGCGCGCTGACCCAGGCCCGCGACGCCCGGCTGCACATCCTGGACGTCATGGCCGAGGCCATCGACGTGCCGGACGAGATGAGCCCGCACGCTCCGCGCGTCATCGCCGTCCAGGTCCCGGTCGACAAGATCGGTGAGGTCATCGGGCCCAAGGGCAAGATGATCAACCAGATCCAGGAGGACACCGGAGCCGACATCTCCATCGAGGACGACGGCACGGTCTACATCGGCGCCACCGACGGCCCGTCGGCGGAGGCGGCTCGCGCCGCGGTCAACGCCATCGCCAACCCGCAGATGCCCGAGGTGGGCGAGCGTTTCCTCGGGACGGTCGTCAAGACCACGACCTTCGGCGCGTTCGTCTCCCTGCTGCCCGGCAAGGACGGCCTGCTGCACATCTCCGAGGTGCGCAAGCTCGTCGGCGGCAAGCGGATCGATGCGGTCGAGGACGTCCTCGGCGTCGGTCAGAAGGTCCAGGTCGAGCTCAAGGAGATCGACCCGCGCGGCAAGCTGTCCCTCGCGGCCGTCCTCACCGAGGAGCAGGAGGCCGCTAACGCGGCCGCTGCCGAGGAGGCCAAGGCGTCCCGTGGCGACCGTGGCGAGCGCAGCAACGACCGTGGCGAGCGCAGCAACGACCGTGGCGACCGCAACAACGACCGCGGCCCGCGCCGTGAGCGCAGCGACAGCACGGGCGAGGGTGAGGGTGACGGCGACGGCGAGCGCCGTGGCCGGTCGCGCACCCGTCGGCGTCGCAACGACAAGGTCGAGGAGGGCGCCGGGTCGGCCGAGTCCGACCAGCTCGCGCAGGCCAGCGAGCCCACCGGCGAGGCCACGGCCTCGTCCGAGGACGCCTGAGCCTCGTCGCACCTCAGAGGGCCGGTCACCTGTCAGGGTGGCCGGCCCTCGGCGTATGCCGTGCCCCTGCGCCGTGCCCCTGCGCCATGCCCTGCACCGTGCCCCTGCGCTCCGGTTCCGCCCGACGCGGGTCGACGTGGCTGCGGTGGGCGGCACGGTCGGCGCTTGACCGGGGCCTGGCGGGGTATGGGGTACCCATGACGACACAGGACCCCACCCCCCAGATCCCGCCGCTCGACGAGCCTCCGCTGGAGGAGGCACCGCCCGCCGCGGAGGTGCCGACTGACGCCGAGCGCGGCCAGCGCGGCCCCGGCTCCGAGCAGACCGGGCCCGAGCAGACCGGTGTCCAGGACCCGTCCCGGCCGTCCGGGGACCCCACGGTCGCCCGCGAGGGCTTCGCGGCCCAGGGCAACCAGCAGGCTGCGGGCAACCAGCAGGCGTCCGGCGACGCCGAGATGCTGGGCGCCGGCACCGGCCCGACGGACGGCCCGGTCAAGGACCCCGAGGACTGGGTGACCGGTGACCAGCCGGCCACGGATGCCCAGAAGTTCTACCTCGACTCGTTGGCGCGGCAGGCGGGGGAGCAGATCCCGGCCGACCTGACCAAGGCCGAGGCGTCCGAGCACATCGACCGCCTGCAGGCGGCCACCGGCCGCGACCAGCAGGGCCAGCAGGGCCAGCAGGGCTGACCACCGGCAGACCCGGCCGGGTGGGCCAGTCCCGGCCGGGTCGACCCTCCCGGCCGGGTCGACCAGCCTGCGCCCGGGCATCGGGCACCACGGGCTGAGACGACCGTCGCCACGCCAGGAGGACGCACGCGTCCCGGGGCACAATGGCCCCGAGGAAGGGAGCGCGGATGTCGTTCGTGGACAGGGTGGACCGGTTCCAGCGACGCCACCGCAGCGTGGGCTTCCCGCTGGCGGTCGTCTACAAGTTCTTCGACGACCAGGGGCCCTACCTCGGTGCGCTGATCACCTACTACGGCTTCCTGTCCTCCTTCCCGCTGCTCCTGCTGCTGTCCTCGGTGCTGGGGTTCGTGCTGCAGGGTCGCCCCGAGGTGGAGCACCGGCTGCTCGAGTCGGCGCTGCGGCAGTTCCCGGTGATCGGGACCCAGCTGAGCACCCAGGGGCTGCAAGGGGACTGGAAGGCCATCGCGATCGGCCTGCTGGTGGCCGTCTACGGTGCCCTCGGCGTCGGGCAGGCCCTCCAGAACGCCCTCAACGTCTGCTGGGCGGTCCCACGCAACCAGCGACCCAACCCGTTGGTGTCCCGTGGGCGGTCGCTGCTGCTGATCGTCACCGCCGGGTTGTTCCTGATCGTCACGACCGTCCTGTCCGGCGTCGCCAGCTCGGCCTCGGCATACGGCCTGGACCTCGGCGCCGCGGGTGCCTACCTGCTGACCGGGTTGGCCGTCGTGCTCAACGCAGGGATCTTCCTGCTGATCTTCCGCATCGCGACCGCGCACCCGATGCGCTGGCGCCGCTCCATCCCGGGCGCGCTGGCGGCGGCCGCGTGGTGGCAGGCGCTGCAGTCGGTGGGGACCGCCTACGTCTCCTTCGTCGTCAAGGGCTCC contains:
- the rpsO gene encoding 30S ribosomal protein S15, with the translated sequence MPLDADVKKNIMTEYATHEGDTGSPEVQIAMLTQRIKDLTEHARAHKHDHHSRRGLLLLVGRRKRMLRYLEATDIERYRSLIKRLGLRR
- a CDS encoding polyribonucleotide nucleotidyltransferase, whose protein sequence is MEGPDITFTEAVIDNGSFGTRTVRFETGRLAKQAAGSVTAYLDEETTLLSTTVAGKSPKDQFDFFPLTVDVEERMYAAGRIPGSFFRREGRPGTDAILTCRLIDRPLRPTFKKGLRNEVQVVITVLSIHPDHQYDVLAINAASASTQISGLPFSGPIGGVRVSLIDGQWVAFPNFSDIERSVFDMVVAGRKVKDEQGQDDVAIMMVEAESTDSTWELVKSEGKQAPTEEVVAEGLEAAKKFIAVLCTAQEELAAQAAKPVQEFPIFLDYEDDAYEAVAKAAEGELKDLLAIAGKQEREDKLDALKERLKAELGAEHQPLHGRDKEISAAYRAVQKKLVRERILRDKVRIDGRGLADIRALSAEVEVLPRVHGSAIFERGETQIMGVTTLNMLRMEQQIDSLSPVTRKRYMHNYNFPPFSTGETGRVGSPKRREIGHGALAERALMPVLPTREEFPYAIRQVSEALGSNGSTSMGSVCASTLSLLNAGVPLRAPVAGIAMGLVSAEIDGQTQYAALTDILGAEDAFGDMDFKVAGTKEFVTAIQLDTKLDGIPASVLAGALTQARDARLHILDVMAEAIDVPDEMSPHAPRVIAVQVPVDKIGEVIGPKGKMINQIQEDTGADISIEDDGTVYIGATDGPSAEAARAAVNAIANPQMPEVGERFLGTVVKTTTFGAFVSLLPGKDGLLHISEVRKLVGGKRIDAVEDVLGVGQKVQVELKEIDPRGKLSLAAVLTEEQEAANAAAAEEAKASRGDRGERSNDRGERSNDRGDRNNDRGPRRERSDSTGEGEGDGDGERRGRSRTRRRRNDKVEEGAGSAESDQLAQASEPTGEATASSEDA
- the lpdA gene encoding dihydrolipoyl dehydrogenase; translation: MADFDVVVLGAGPGGYVAAIRASQLGKKVAVVEKKYWGGVCLNVGCIPSKALLKNAELAHTLTHDKKKYGIEGDATMSYGPTHARSRQVSAGIVKGVHFLMKKNKITEIDGWGTLTGPKSMDVAVEGGDTRSITFDNLIIAAGAVTRMLPGVEVSKNVVTYEEQILDDELPGSIIIAGSGAIGVEFAYVMKNFGVDVTIVEFLDRMVPTEDADVSKELLKHYKKLGVKVMTGTKVEAVEDTGSGVKVTVTPAKGGDQQVLEADKLLSAIGFAPRTEGYGLEAAGVQLTERGAIEIDDYMRTNVDGVYAIGDVTAKLMLAHVAEAQGIVAAETIAGAETMPIDYRFIPRATYCHPQIGSMGLSEQQAKDAGHEVKTASFPFSANGKAMGLGDGVGFVKIVADAKYNEILGAHMIGPDVTELLPALNVAQTWDLTADEVSRVVFAHPTLGEAVKEALHGIAGHMINL
- a CDS encoding putative bifunctional diguanylate cyclase/phosphodiesterase, with the protein product MSPSADDIGSAVQRRAADARSPGGATAVVPPPWVNTTAYRVFASLVAVAGVASLVALVLDAPWYIAVTTSLLYVLGVGLLLLGVPLVHSRVVRLLGTPVGEIPESLLTVPLLVVAPHWAYVLAVLWVTLSACLRLRVRWLDTVFNLGGAAVSSVAASVVLHLVTSPRGGVGVRVVVGTVAAVLLSYAITECLVWLGCVLDGKRQHAPTPVSSLVRLAPQLTSVGLALCSVTLAANGSVLGALLGHALLVIVLSHVTAQGRAANQRWLAEQLYISSERIRSQTHPDDVPTALGQELATLWQAHRWTVTDHPSRGDESYWLGPDCYVTVVPGRAVATTLTRQAATSLVNTAVQARRALEFEDELKQRATRDALTGLGNRHRLWETLDEQLPAAGRGAPLVVMSLDLDSFKAINDTYGHAVGDQLLVAVAERLLEQTGTGDVVCRIASDEFVLVGPGEQGVGEALRRAHRVQQALSVPFTLDQSVINVTCSVGVHFIDQATTRTTALTSADAALMRAKRSGRGTVTLATTEVVLQARRLLRLDAELRAAMHQGEFTLHYQPMVDAVRGEAFAVEALLRWERDGVVQMGPDDFIPYAEESGLISTIGLWVLRRACEQVHAWNQQHRLDHPLRVSVNISTVHIAQPTFVEDVQQILLDTGLAPELLILEVTETFATLDLAASVATGRALREIGVSLWLDDFGTGYSSLEYLRQLPVEVVKLDRSFLTDIVSDASARGFIESIVHLCRSIGREPLAEGVEVPEQRSILVDLGCPAMQGYLFARPLPLDQLAPTLAPSTAGPRGPVA
- a CDS encoding DUF3072 domain-containing protein yields the protein MTTQDPTPQIPPLDEPPLEEAPPAAEVPTDAERGQRGPGSEQTGPEQTGVQDPSRPSGDPTVAREGFAAQGNQQAAGNQQASGDAEMLGAGTGPTDGPVKDPEDWVTGDQPATDAQKFYLDSLARQAGEQIPADLTKAEASEHIDRLQAATGRDQQGQQGQQG
- a CDS encoding YihY/virulence factor BrkB family protein, which produces MSFVDRVDRFQRRHRSVGFPLAVVYKFFDDQGPYLGALITYYGFLSSFPLLLLLSSVLGFVLQGRPEVEHRLLESALRQFPVIGTQLSTQGLQGDWKAIAIGLLVAVYGALGVGQALQNALNVCWAVPRNQRPNPLVSRGRSLLLIVTAGLFLIVTTVLSGVASSASAYGLDLGAAGAYLLTGLAVVLNAGIFLLIFRIATAHPMRWRRSIPGALAAAAWWQALQSVGTAYVSFVVKGSSDAYGVFALVLGLLGWGFLAACGVVMSIELNVVLAKRLYPRALLTVFTDDVDLTDADKKYYEGLVNANRLKGFQQVDVSFERSLKDLQDEYYGSE
- a CDS encoding carbon starvation CstA family protein; its protein translation is MSVTDDRVRVLRTDPDLPPVAVEEPPSSSPVRKGIFVLIALVAAVAWAMVAVVRGEHVNAVWLVLAAVGSYVIALSFYARLIEYKVLKPRDTRATPAEEFSNGKDFMPTDRRVLFGHHFAAIAGAGPLVGPVLASQMGYLPGTLWIILGVVFAGAVQDYMVLHISIRRRGRSLGQMARDELGPVGGWAAILGVLSIMIILIAVLGIVVIGALAESPWGVFSIAMTIPIALFMGVYLRYLRPGKVNEVSIIGVALLLLAVISGRWVAESGWGASLFTLSPKALALWLCLYGLAASVLPVWLLLAPRDYLSTFMKVGTIVVLALGIVFTAPQIQMPAVTTFAQTGTGPAFAGSLFPFLFITIACGSISGFHALISSGTTPKLIEKESQARIIGYGGMLTESFVAIMALITACILDQHLYFVMNAPKGITGGTPQTAATWVNSLPLHSPGGGTLEPATADKIAQAAADVHEKTIVSRTGGAPTLAFGMSQVMSFFGGAGMKAFWYHFAVMFEALFILTTIDAGTRVARFMFSDAIGNIPGLGKFKDPSWRVGAWVCSAIVVLGWGSILVMGVTDPLGGINTLFPLFGIANQLLACIALCLVFGVVMKKGMFRWAWIPGVPLVWLLTVTLTASWQKIFSSNPAIGYWANHDKYVKAHAAGKVVAPAKSGADMEAVIRNTVVQEVLSVLFAVLVVVVVLATVWTAIKALRAGGLPTAEEEDVPSRIFAPKGFLPTRAEKEVYAEWKAAGLDPSPQGVHH